GAGGTCGGGGCGGCACGCCCGCAGCTGCGCGGCCCGCCGCAGGCTGCTCGTCGCGATACGGGCGCCGAGCGGAAGCCGGTCGAGCGGCAGGTTGTCCCGCGAGACGAGGACGTCGCGCGGATCGGCGCGGCGGAGCACCGCGCCGAGACACAGCGCCGGGTGCAGGGTGGTCGGCAGGTCCTTCGCGCTGTGGACCGCGAGATCGCACCGGCCCGCGGCCACCGCGGCCTCGAGCTCCTTGGCGAAAAAGCCGATGCCCTCCAACTGCTCGAGCGGAACCGACGGGGCCCGGTCCCCCGCCGAGTGGATCACGACGGTCTCGACCGCGAGGTCCGGCGCGTACGGCCGCAGGGTCTCGACGAAAATCTGTGTCTGACGCAGGCTCAACCGGCTTCCGCGCGTGCCGATGCGAAGTCGCTGCGTCATCTCATCGCGGCGCGTCGCGGAACCGGCGGTGACGGAGACCGGCCGGGCTAGTGCCGGGCGCCCTTCCGCGGGCGCTTCCGGACCGAGGCGCGTGCCACCGTCCGCCGGCCCTTTGCCGGCCTGCCGCCGCCGGCGGGCCGAGCCTTCGCTCTCGCGGACGGCCTCGCCGCGGACCGCGCCGCCGCCCGGCCGCCCGTCCCCGCCGTCC
This sequence is a window from bacterium. Protein-coding genes within it:
- the hemC gene encoding hydroxymethylbilane synthase; the encoded protein is DGGDGRPGGGAVRGEAVRESEGSARRRRQAGKGPADGGTRLGPEAPAEGRPALARPVSVTAGSATRRDEMTQRLRIGTRGSRLSLRQTQIFVETLRPYAPDLAVETVVIHSAGDRAPSVPLEQLEGIGFFAKELEAAVAAGRCDLAVHSAKDLPTTLHPALCLGAVLRRADPRDVLVSRDNLPLDRLPLGARIATSSLRRAAQLRACRPDLVIVPIRGNIDTRLAKLDRGDADALCLAGAGLVRMEWAGRVSEWLEPDIMLPAPAQGALVVEARRDDAEVRTLLRAVDDPPTREAVTAERAFVARLGSGCRAPAAALATLDGGRVTLEGLVASEDGRVVRRQRAAAPAGAAGWLGLTVADRLLAHAGDLAVAAPRSAARGR